One Bos taurus isolate L1 Dominette 01449 registration number 42190680 breed Hereford chromosome 25, ARS-UCD2.0, whole genome shotgun sequence genomic window carries:
- the WDR90 gene encoding WD repeat-containing protein 90 isoform X5 has protein sequence MARVWQQPFLNVFRHFKVDEWKRSTKEGDVAAVTDSQVIRVSFSNLFKEFKSTATWLQFPFICEAGTPREGVASPGARWTCLQLDLHDILLVYLHRCYSHLKGVRLCASMLVRNLYTSDLCFNPAVTVAEARRAKLPVTPIPREMAFPVPKGESWHDRYVHIRFPSGSSHVPSKLVQKSGFPPEAVLVGHVPRLLPSPVACSKPARDSRALMVQKHDPEASRWAPSMPRPLPEVSMSCERSEVSRVAGPGGCTQEPSAWAEATDEHAAGDGLHVSAGQPTVEPAAPEDAAPHESPGRKQSLPEAALGKKRFQQRSFLPDPILRLKGVIGFGGHSTKWALWTPDGAAVVYPCHAVVVVLHVETREQRLFLGHTDKVSALALDGSGSLLASAQARPHSMLRLWDFQTGSCLALFRSPVHTICSLSFSNSGELLCGVGKDRHGRTTVLVWGVAQLGRGGEAIILAQAHSDADVQVFRVAFFDEARMASCGRGNVRLWRLRGGVLRSCAVDLGEHHALEFTDLAFGPAQDGHTLYVCSRSGHILEIDHQRMAVRHARRLLPLQTPRDPLAQKQTFSSGPGIAISSLGVSRSACAVGSEDGYLRLWPLDFSSVLLEAEHEGPVTSVCVSPGGLRVLSTTSSGHLGFLDVPSQEYHMLVRSHTAPVLALAIERSRGQLATVSQDRTVRVWDLATLQQLYDFMSPAEAPRAVAFHPTQPTFFCGFSSGAVRSFSLESAEALVEHRCHRGAITSLAASPDGRFLFSACSRGALAQYHSGAPRCRVLRVAANVVCQEACPSSSIMVVSRDSRLLAFVGPSKYTVSVVDTASLDELLKVDVSALDLAGSCLDSAVALCFGPSPPSHLLVSMSSNMITVLDARSGRVVRQLSCGHPAACASLSLSADGRFLLTAAERAVRLWDYATQAGLSCQVYIGHSEPVQAVAFTPDQQQLLSVGDAIFLWDILVPREGWSPGSVQGAPRPPLTCEAGPGAGELEGVASGARAPPRQVSVSPPALPPEPGLCAEPPEGFDGALFPSDESHGPEDLHQASGPSVLVQKEAGRADDGACGVTGGPWDLGRRPHPCGWPRACSTVGARARTLARPDSYRHFTARYKASSLAQGLSLPPAGDEWLRLKAVVGYNGNGRTNLVWSPDTGFFAYTCGCLVVVEDLHSGAQQHWLGHPEEISTLALSHDAQVLVSASSGSGTASRCQIRLWDVPRGSCRQLLSHHDSAVQALAFSPDDRLLVTLGDCGDGTLALWSTATCELLSSTRLPEPVHSMAFSPWHASELACVGRGVLTLQLLWGQAGDVSLQANREPVPEEAGGCELSSLCYGAPPLLYCGSSEGQVSVWDTRAGRCFLAWEADDGEIGVLLCSGTWLVSGSNTRRLRLWAVGAVSELWRRGSGARSSSVFLERELTLDGAVVSAVFHDSMDMGVVGTTAGTLWYVSWAEGTSTRLISGHRSKVNDVAFSPNESHCATCSDDGSVRVWCVASTELLIQFQVLSQSCLCLAWSPPSCGRPEEEHVAAGYSDGTLRVFSIARSAVELKMCPHAAALRALAFSADGQTIISGDKDGLVAVSRLRTGMTFRVLSDHRGAPICTLQSTRKECGDFGAEGTDLWLAASGDQRVSVWASDWLRDHCELVDWLSFPAPGLTEVRVPAAPWAQCPRLPPCTVPPQVPGCLPPSLAAFCPWDPAVLVCAGLGVYPEVVFYSLRQKQVVEKIPLPFFAVSMSLCPGAHLVAIGFSERMVRLLDCASGAVQDFAGHDDSVQLCRFAPSAQLLFTAAHSEILVWEVTGR, from the exons ATGGCGAGAG TGTGGCAGCAGCCGTTCCTCAACGTCTTCAGACACTTCAAGGTGGACGAGTGGAAGCGCTCCACTAAGGAGGGCGACGTGGCCGCCGTGACG GACAGCCAGGTCATCCGAGTGTCCTTCTCCAACCTCTTCAAGGAGTTCAAGTCCACAGCTACGTGGCTTCAGTTCCCCTTCATTTGTGAGGCTGGGACACCCAGGGAAG GTGTGGCCTCCCCTGGTGCCCGCTGGACCTGCCTGCAGCTTGACCTGCACGACATCCTGCTGGTCTATCTGCACCGATGCTACAGTCACCTGAAGGGCGTCAGGCTGTGTGCCAGCATGCTGGTCCGGAACCTCTACACCAGTGACCTGTGCTTCAATCCTG CCGTCACTGTTGCTGAAGCCCGGCGTGCAAAACTGCCTGTCACCCCCATACCTCGAGAAATGGCTTTCCCAGTGCCAAAGGGGGAGAGCTGGCACGACCGCTATGTCCATATCCG GTTTCCGAGTGGCAGCTCGCATGTGCCCTCCAAGCTGGTACAGAAGAGCGGTTTCCCTCCTGAGGCAG TCTTAGTGGGGCACGTGCCGCGGCTGCTCCCTTCCCCAGTGGCCTGCAGCAAGCCTGCGCGGGACAGCAGGGCCCTCATGGTCCAGAAGCATGACCCCGAAGCC TCCCGCTGGGCCCCCTCCATGCCCAGGCCCCTTCCGGAGGTCAGCATGTCCTGTGAGCGCTCAGAGGTCTCCCGTGTGGCTGGCCCTGGTGGCTGTACCCAGGAGCCCTCAGCCTGGGCGGAGGCCACTGACGAGCATGCAGCTGGTGACGGCCTTCACGTGTCGGCCGGTCAGCCGACGGTGGAGCCCGCGGCCCCAGAGGATGCAGCTCCGCATGAG TCTCCTGGCAGGAAGCAGAGCTTACCGGAGGCAGCTTTGGGCAAGAAGCGTTTTCAACAAAGA AGCTTCCTCCCAGATCCGATCCTGAGGCTCAAGGGGGTCATCGGCTTTGGGGGTCACAGCACCAAATGG GCCCTGTGGACCCCGGATGGGGCTGCTGTTGTGTACCCTTGCCACGCAGTTGTTGTCGTCCTGCACGTCGAAACCCGGGAGCAGCGTCTCTTCCTTGGCCACACAGACAAG GTCTCTGCTCTGGCACTGGATGGGAGCGGTTCGCTGCTGGCCTCGGCCCAGGCCCGGCCCCACAGCATGCTGCGTCTCTGGGACTTCCAGACGGGGAGCTGCCTGGCCCTGTTCCGGAGCCCGGTCCACACCATCTGCTCCCTCAG CTTCTCCAACAGCGGGGAGCTGCTCTGCGGCGTTGGCAAGGACCGCCATGGGCGGACG ACGGTGCTGGTGTGGGGCGTGGCCCAGCTGGGGCGAGGCGGAGAGGCCATCATCCTTGCGCAGGCGCACAGCGACGCCGATGTCCAGGTGTTCCGGGTGGCCTTCTTCGACGAAGCCAG GATGGCATCGTGTGGGCGGGGCAATGTGCGGCTGTGGCGGCTCCGAGGTGGGGTGCTGCGCTCCTGCGCTGTGGACCTGGGGGAGCACCACGCTCTGGAGTTCACCGACCTGGCCTTTGGGCCAGCCCAGGATGGCCACACGCT CTACGTGTGCAGCCGCAGCGGCCACATCCTGGAAATTGACCACCAGCGCATGGCCGTGCGGCATGCTCGCCGCCTCCTGCCCTTGCAGACGCCCCGTGACCCCCTCGCACAGAAGCAGACCTTCAGTTCGG GCCCCGGCATCGCCATCAGCAGCCTCGGCGTCTCCCGGTCCGCGTGCGCCGTGGGCTCCGAGGATGGCTACCTGCGCCTCTGGCCGCTGGACTTCTCCTCCGTCCTCCTGGAGGCAG AGCACGAGGGGCCAGTCACCTCTGTCTGCGTCAGCCCCGGCGGCCTGCGTGTGCTGTCCACCACGTCCTCGGGTCACCTGGGCTTCCTGGATGTCCCGTCCCAGGAGTATCACATGCTGGTGCGCTCCCACACCGCCCCAGTGCTGGCCCTTGCCATCGAGCGCAGCCGGGGACAGCTGGCCACTGTGTCCCAGGACCGCACTGTGCGCGTCTGGGACTTGGCGACCCTGCAGCAG CTGTATGACTTCATGTCGCCCGCGGAGGCCCCGCGTGCTGTTGCCTTCCACCCCACGCAGCCGACCTTCTTCTGCGGCTTCAGCAGCGGGGCCGTCCGCTCCTTCAGCCTGGAGTCCGCCGAGGCCCTGGTGGAGCACAG GTGTCACCGAGGAGCCATCACCAGCCTGGCCGCCAGCCCTGACGGTCGCTTCCTGTTCAGCGCCTGCTCCCGGGGCGCCCTGGCCCAGTACCACAGCGGTGCGCCCCGGTGCCGCGTCCTGCGAGTAGCGG CTAACGTGGTGTGCCAGGAGGCCTGCCCAAGCTCCAGCATCATGGTGGTCAGCAGGGACAGCCGCCTGCTGGCTTTCGTGGGTCCCTCCAAGTACACGGTGAGCGTCGTGGACACAGCCTCGCTGGATGAG CTTCTGAAGGTTGACGTCAGTGCCCTGGACCTGGCTGGCAGCTGCCTGGACTCGGCTGTGGCCCTCTGCTTCGGCCCCTCACCCCCCAGCCACCTGCTGGTGTCCATGTCCTCCAACATGATCACCGTGCTGGACGCCAGGTCAGGCCGCGTGGTGCGGCAG CTGTCCTGTGGCCACCCCGCGGCCtgtgcctccctgtccctcagcgCGGATGGCCGCTTTCTGCTCACAGCCGCCGAGCGGGCTGTCAGGCTGTGGGACTACGCAACGCAGGCTGGCCTCAGCTGCCAG GTGTACATTGGCCACTCGGAGCCGGTGCAGGCCGTGGCCTTCACCCCTGACCAGCAGCAGCTCCTCAGCGTGGGAGACGCCATCTTCCTCTGGGACATTCTGGTTCCCCGTGAGGGCTGGTCCCCAGGCAG TGTCCAGGGTGCTCCCAGGCCCCCCCTGACCTGCGAAGCAG gccCGGGTGCAGGAGAGCTGGAGGGCGTGGCGTCCGGGGCCAGAGCACCCCCCCGGCAGGTGTCCGTGTCACCCCCGGCACTCCCGCCCGAGCCGGGCCTCTGTGCTGAGCCCCCTGAGGGCTTTGACG GTGCCCTCTTCCCGTCAGACGAGAGCCATGGCCCCGAGGATCTCCATCAGGCTTCAGGCCCGTCCGTGCTGGTGCAGAAGGAGGCTGGCCGGGCTGACGATGGGGCCTGTGGGGTGACAGGAGGCCCCTGGGACCTTGGCAGGCGTCCCCACCCCTGTGGCTGGCCCC GCGCCTGCAGCACAGTGGGAGCCAGGGCCCGGACCCTCGCTCGCCCGGACTCCTACAGGCACTTCACTGCGCGCTACAAGGCCTCCTCACTGGCCCag GGCCTCTCCCTGCCACCTGCTGGTGACGAGTGGTTGCGTCTGAAGGCCGTCGTGGGCTACAACGGGAACGGGCGCACCAACCTGGTCTGGAGCCCAGACACGG GCTTCTTCGCCTACACGTGCGGCTgcctggtggtggtggaggaTCTGCACTCAGGCGCCCAGCAGCACTGGCTCGGCCACCCAGAGGAGATCTCCACGCTGGCCCTCAGCCACGACGCCCAG GTCCTGGTCTCAGCCTCCAGCGGAAGCGGCACTGCCTCCCGATGCCAGATCCGTCTCTGGGACGTGCCCCGGGGCTCCTGCCGGCAGCTCCTCTCTCACCACGACTCTGCAGTCCAGGCGCTGGCTTTCTCACCAGACGACAGGCTCCTTGTCACACTGG GGGACTGTGGCGACGGCACCCTGGCCCTGTGGAGCACGGCCACCTGTGAGCTCCTGTCCTCCACGCGCCTCCCAGAGCCGGTGCACAGCATGGCCTTCAGCCCTTGGCACGCCAGCGAGCTGGCCTGCGTGGGCCGGGGTGTCCTCACCCTGCAGCTGCTGTGGGGGCAGGCGGGTGACGTCAGCCTCCAG GCCAACCGGGAGCCAGTCCCCGAGGAGGCGGGGGGCTGCGAGCTGAGCTCGCTCTGCTACGGGGCCCCGCCCTTGCTGTACTGCGGCTCCAGCGAGGGCCAGGTGTCCGTGTGGGACACACGTGCCGGCCGCTGCTTCCTGGCCTGGGAGGCGGACGATGGCGAGATCG GAGTGCTGCTGTGCTCAGGGACCTGGCTGGTCAGCGGCAGCAACACACGGCGGCTGCGCCTGTGGGCTGTGGGGGCCGTGTCGGAGCTGTGGCGCAGGGGCTCGGGGGCCAG GTCCAGTTCCGTGTTTCTGGAGCGTGAGCTGACCCTCGACGGGGCCGTCGTGAGTGCGGTCTTCCACGACAGCATGGACATGGGCGTGGTGGGCACCACAGCGGGCACGCTCTGGTACGTCAGCTGGGCCGAGGGCACCAGCACTCGCCTCATCAGTGGCCATCGGAGCAAG GTGAACGACGTGGCCTTCAGCCCCAACGAGTCCCACTGCGCCACGTGCAGTGATGACGGGAGCGTGAGGGTGTGGTGCGTGGCTAGCACGGAGCTGCTGATCCAGTTCCAGGTGCTCAGCCAG AGCTGCCTCTGCCTGGCTTGGAGCCCCCCGTCGTGCGGACGCCCAGAAGAGGAGCACGTGGCAGCGGGCTACAGCGACGGGACTCTGCGGGTCTTCAGCATCGCGCGCTCGGCCGTAGAGCTCAAGATGTGCCCGCACGCGGCTGCACTCAGGgcccttgccttctccgctgACG GTCAGACCATCATCTCTGGAGACAAGGACGGGCTCGTGGCCGTGAGCCGCCTGCGCACAGGGATGACCTTCCGGGTGCTGAGTGACCATCGCGGCGCCCCCATCTGCACTCTCCAGAGCACGAGGAAGGAG TGTGGAGACTTCGGGGCAGAGGGCACGGACCTGTGGCTGGCCGCCAGCGGGGACCAGCGAGTCAGCGTGTGGGCCTCTGACTGGCTGCGGGACCACTGTGAGCTCGTGGATTGGTTGAGCTTCCCAGCACCCGGCCTCACAGAGGTAAGAGTCCCGGCGGCCCCGTGGGCGCAGTGCCCCCGGCTCCCACCCTGCACTGTGCCCCCACAGGTTCCCGGCTGCTTGCCACCCTCGCTCGCCGCCTTCTGCCCCTGGGACCCGGCGGTGCTGGTGTGTGCAGGCCTCGGCGTGTACCCTGAGGTGGTCTTCTACAGCCTCCGCCAGAAGCAG GTGGTGGAGAAGATCCCGCTGCCTTTCTTTgctgtgtccatgagtctgtgCCCTGGGGCCCACCTTGTGGCCATTGGCTTCTCTG AGCGCATGGTACGGCTGCTGGACTGCGCATCGGGGGCCGTACAGGACTTCGCGGGCCATGACGACTCTGTGCAGCTGTGCAGGTTCGCCCCGTCAGCCCAGCTGCTCTTCACGGCGGCCCACAGCGAGATCTTGGTGTGGGAAGTCACAGGCCGCTGA
- the WDR90 gene encoding WD repeat-containing protein 90 isoform X1 yields the protein MARVWQQPFLNVFRHFKVDEWKRSTKEGDVAAVTDKTLKCTVYRVRGSVSASNYIQLPKTSTQSLGLTGRYLYVLFRPLPTKHFVIHLDVSTEDSQVIRVSFSNLFKEFKSTATWLQFPFICEAGTPREGVASPGARWTCLQLDLHDILLVYLHRCYSHLKGVRLCASMLVRNLYTSDLCFNPAVTVAEARRAKLPVTPIPREMAFPVPKGESWHDRYVHIRFPSGSSHVPSKLVQKSGFPPEAVLVGHVPRLLPSPVACSKPARDSRALMVQKHDPEASRWAPSMPRPLPEVSMSCERSEVSRVAGPGGCTQEPSAWAEATDEHAAGDGLHVSAGQPTVEPAAPEDAAPHESPGRKQSLPEAALGKKRFQQRSFLPDPILRLKGVIGFGGHSTKWALWTPDGAAVVYPCHAVVVVLHVETREQRLFLGHTDKVSALALDGSGSLLASAQARPHSMLRLWDFQTGSCLALFRSPVHTICSLSFSNSGELLCGVGKDRHGRTTVLVWGVAQLGRGGEAIILAQAHSDADVQVFRVAFFDEARMASCGRGNVRLWRLRGGVLRSCAVDLGEHHALEFTDLAFGPAQDGHTLYVCSRSGHILEIDHQRMAVRHARRLLPLQTPRDPLAQKQTFSSGPGIAISSLGVSRSACAVGSEDGYLRLWPLDFSSVLLEAEHEGPVTSVCVSPGGLRVLSTTSSGHLGFLDVPSQEYHMLVRSHTAPVLALAIERSRGQLATVSQDRTVRVWDLATLQQLYDFMSPAEAPRAVAFHPTQPTFFCGFSSGAVRSFSLESAEALVEHRCHRGAITSLAASPDGRFLFSACSRGALAQYHSGAPRCRVLRVAANVVCQEACPSSSIMVVSRDSRLLAFVGPSKYTVSVVDTASLDELLKVDVSALDLAGSCLDSAVALCFGPSPPSHLLVSMSSNMITVLDARSGRVVRQLSCGHPAACASLSLSADGRFLLTAAERAVRLWDYATQAGLSCQVYIGHSEPVQAVAFTPDQQQLLSVGDAIFLWDILVPREGWSPGSVQGAPRPPLTCEAGPGAGELEGVASGARAPPRQVSVSPPALPPEPGLCAEPPEGFDGALFPSDESHGPEDLHQASGPSVLVQKEAGRADDGACGVTGGPWDLGRRPHPCGWPRACSTVGARARTLARPDSYRHFTARYKASSLAQGLSLPPAGDEWLRLKAVVGYNGNGRTNLVWSPDTGFFAYTCGCLVVVEDLHSGAQQHWLGHPEEISTLALSHDAQVLVSASSGSGTASRCQIRLWDVPRGSCRQLLSHHDSAVQALAFSPDDRLLVTLGDCGDGTLALWSTATCELLSSTRLPEPVHSMAFSPWHASELACVGRGVLTLQLLWGQAGDVSLQANREPVPEEAGGCELSSLCYGAPPLLYCGSSEGQVSVWDTRAGRCFLAWEADDGEIGVLLCSGTWLVSGSNTRRLRLWAVGAVSELWRRGSGARSSSVFLERELTLDGAVVSAVFHDSMDMGVVGTTAGTLWYVSWAEGTSTRLISGHRSKVNDVAFSPNESHCATCSDDGSVRVWCVASTELLIQFQVLSQSCLCLAWSPPSCGRPEEEHVAAGYSDGTLRVFSIARSAVELKMCPHAAALRALAFSADGQTIISGDKDGLVAVSRLRTGMTFRVLSDHRGAPICTLQSTRKECGDFGAEGTDLWLAASGDQRVSVWASDWLRDHCELVDWLSFPAPGLTEVRVPAAPWAQCPRLPPCTVPPQVPGCLPPSLAAFCPWDPAVLVCAGLGVYPEVVFYSLRQKQVVEKIPLPFFAVSMSLCPGAHLVAIGFSERMVRLLDCASGAVQDFAGHDDSVQLCRFAPSAQLLFTAAHSEILVWEVTGR from the exons ATGGCGAGAG TGTGGCAGCAGCCGTTCCTCAACGTCTTCAGACACTTCAAGGTGGACGAGTGGAAGCGCTCCACTAAGGAGGGCGACGTGGCCGCCGTGACG GACAAGACCCTCAAGTGCACCGTGTACCGCGTGCGGGGCTCTGTCTCTGCGAGCAACTACATCCAGCTCCCCAAAACCAGCACCCAGTCCCTGGGGCTGACTGGACGGTATCTGTACGTGCTCTTTCGGCCATTGCCCACCAAGCATTTCGTCATTCACCTGGATGTGTCCACTGAG GACAGCCAGGTCATCCGAGTGTCCTTCTCCAACCTCTTCAAGGAGTTCAAGTCCACAGCTACGTGGCTTCAGTTCCCCTTCATTTGTGAGGCTGGGACACCCAGGGAAG GTGTGGCCTCCCCTGGTGCCCGCTGGACCTGCCTGCAGCTTGACCTGCACGACATCCTGCTGGTCTATCTGCACCGATGCTACAGTCACCTGAAGGGCGTCAGGCTGTGTGCCAGCATGCTGGTCCGGAACCTCTACACCAGTGACCTGTGCTTCAATCCTG CCGTCACTGTTGCTGAAGCCCGGCGTGCAAAACTGCCTGTCACCCCCATACCTCGAGAAATGGCTTTCCCAGTGCCAAAGGGGGAGAGCTGGCACGACCGCTATGTCCATATCCG GTTTCCGAGTGGCAGCTCGCATGTGCCCTCCAAGCTGGTACAGAAGAGCGGTTTCCCTCCTGAGGCAG TCTTAGTGGGGCACGTGCCGCGGCTGCTCCCTTCCCCAGTGGCCTGCAGCAAGCCTGCGCGGGACAGCAGGGCCCTCATGGTCCAGAAGCATGACCCCGAAGCC TCCCGCTGGGCCCCCTCCATGCCCAGGCCCCTTCCGGAGGTCAGCATGTCCTGTGAGCGCTCAGAGGTCTCCCGTGTGGCTGGCCCTGGTGGCTGTACCCAGGAGCCCTCAGCCTGGGCGGAGGCCACTGACGAGCATGCAGCTGGTGACGGCCTTCACGTGTCGGCCGGTCAGCCGACGGTGGAGCCCGCGGCCCCAGAGGATGCAGCTCCGCATGAG TCTCCTGGCAGGAAGCAGAGCTTACCGGAGGCAGCTTTGGGCAAGAAGCGTTTTCAACAAAGA AGCTTCCTCCCAGATCCGATCCTGAGGCTCAAGGGGGTCATCGGCTTTGGGGGTCACAGCACCAAATGG GCCCTGTGGACCCCGGATGGGGCTGCTGTTGTGTACCCTTGCCACGCAGTTGTTGTCGTCCTGCACGTCGAAACCCGGGAGCAGCGTCTCTTCCTTGGCCACACAGACAAG GTCTCTGCTCTGGCACTGGATGGGAGCGGTTCGCTGCTGGCCTCGGCCCAGGCCCGGCCCCACAGCATGCTGCGTCTCTGGGACTTCCAGACGGGGAGCTGCCTGGCCCTGTTCCGGAGCCCGGTCCACACCATCTGCTCCCTCAG CTTCTCCAACAGCGGGGAGCTGCTCTGCGGCGTTGGCAAGGACCGCCATGGGCGGACG ACGGTGCTGGTGTGGGGCGTGGCCCAGCTGGGGCGAGGCGGAGAGGCCATCATCCTTGCGCAGGCGCACAGCGACGCCGATGTCCAGGTGTTCCGGGTGGCCTTCTTCGACGAAGCCAG GATGGCATCGTGTGGGCGGGGCAATGTGCGGCTGTGGCGGCTCCGAGGTGGGGTGCTGCGCTCCTGCGCTGTGGACCTGGGGGAGCACCACGCTCTGGAGTTCACCGACCTGGCCTTTGGGCCAGCCCAGGATGGCCACACGCT CTACGTGTGCAGCCGCAGCGGCCACATCCTGGAAATTGACCACCAGCGCATGGCCGTGCGGCATGCTCGCCGCCTCCTGCCCTTGCAGACGCCCCGTGACCCCCTCGCACAGAAGCAGACCTTCAGTTCGG GCCCCGGCATCGCCATCAGCAGCCTCGGCGTCTCCCGGTCCGCGTGCGCCGTGGGCTCCGAGGATGGCTACCTGCGCCTCTGGCCGCTGGACTTCTCCTCCGTCCTCCTGGAGGCAG AGCACGAGGGGCCAGTCACCTCTGTCTGCGTCAGCCCCGGCGGCCTGCGTGTGCTGTCCACCACGTCCTCGGGTCACCTGGGCTTCCTGGATGTCCCGTCCCAGGAGTATCACATGCTGGTGCGCTCCCACACCGCCCCAGTGCTGGCCCTTGCCATCGAGCGCAGCCGGGGACAGCTGGCCACTGTGTCCCAGGACCGCACTGTGCGCGTCTGGGACTTGGCGACCCTGCAGCAG CTGTATGACTTCATGTCGCCCGCGGAGGCCCCGCGTGCTGTTGCCTTCCACCCCACGCAGCCGACCTTCTTCTGCGGCTTCAGCAGCGGGGCCGTCCGCTCCTTCAGCCTGGAGTCCGCCGAGGCCCTGGTGGAGCACAG GTGTCACCGAGGAGCCATCACCAGCCTGGCCGCCAGCCCTGACGGTCGCTTCCTGTTCAGCGCCTGCTCCCGGGGCGCCCTGGCCCAGTACCACAGCGGTGCGCCCCGGTGCCGCGTCCTGCGAGTAGCGG CTAACGTGGTGTGCCAGGAGGCCTGCCCAAGCTCCAGCATCATGGTGGTCAGCAGGGACAGCCGCCTGCTGGCTTTCGTGGGTCCCTCCAAGTACACGGTGAGCGTCGTGGACACAGCCTCGCTGGATGAG CTTCTGAAGGTTGACGTCAGTGCCCTGGACCTGGCTGGCAGCTGCCTGGACTCGGCTGTGGCCCTCTGCTTCGGCCCCTCACCCCCCAGCCACCTGCTGGTGTCCATGTCCTCCAACATGATCACCGTGCTGGACGCCAGGTCAGGCCGCGTGGTGCGGCAG CTGTCCTGTGGCCACCCCGCGGCCtgtgcctccctgtccctcagcgCGGATGGCCGCTTTCTGCTCACAGCCGCCGAGCGGGCTGTCAGGCTGTGGGACTACGCAACGCAGGCTGGCCTCAGCTGCCAG GTGTACATTGGCCACTCGGAGCCGGTGCAGGCCGTGGCCTTCACCCCTGACCAGCAGCAGCTCCTCAGCGTGGGAGACGCCATCTTCCTCTGGGACATTCTGGTTCCCCGTGAGGGCTGGTCCCCAGGCAG TGTCCAGGGTGCTCCCAGGCCCCCCCTGACCTGCGAAGCAG gccCGGGTGCAGGAGAGCTGGAGGGCGTGGCGTCCGGGGCCAGAGCACCCCCCCGGCAGGTGTCCGTGTCACCCCCGGCACTCCCGCCCGAGCCGGGCCTCTGTGCTGAGCCCCCTGAGGGCTTTGACG GTGCCCTCTTCCCGTCAGACGAGAGCCATGGCCCCGAGGATCTCCATCAGGCTTCAGGCCCGTCCGTGCTGGTGCAGAAGGAGGCTGGCCGGGCTGACGATGGGGCCTGTGGGGTGACAGGAGGCCCCTGGGACCTTGGCAGGCGTCCCCACCCCTGTGGCTGGCCCC GCGCCTGCAGCACAGTGGGAGCCAGGGCCCGGACCCTCGCTCGCCCGGACTCCTACAGGCACTTCACTGCGCGCTACAAGGCCTCCTCACTGGCCCag GGCCTCTCCCTGCCACCTGCTGGTGACGAGTGGTTGCGTCTGAAGGCCGTCGTGGGCTACAACGGGAACGGGCGCACCAACCTGGTCTGGAGCCCAGACACGG GCTTCTTCGCCTACACGTGCGGCTgcctggtggtggtggaggaTCTGCACTCAGGCGCCCAGCAGCACTGGCTCGGCCACCCAGAGGAGATCTCCACGCTGGCCCTCAGCCACGACGCCCAG GTCCTGGTCTCAGCCTCCAGCGGAAGCGGCACTGCCTCCCGATGCCAGATCCGTCTCTGGGACGTGCCCCGGGGCTCCTGCCGGCAGCTCCTCTCTCACCACGACTCTGCAGTCCAGGCGCTGGCTTTCTCACCAGACGACAGGCTCCTTGTCACACTGG GGGACTGTGGCGACGGCACCCTGGCCCTGTGGAGCACGGCCACCTGTGAGCTCCTGTCCTCCACGCGCCTCCCAGAGCCGGTGCACAGCATGGCCTTCAGCCCTTGGCACGCCAGCGAGCTGGCCTGCGTGGGCCGGGGTGTCCTCACCCTGCAGCTGCTGTGGGGGCAGGCGGGTGACGTCAGCCTCCAG GCCAACCGGGAGCCAGTCCCCGAGGAGGCGGGGGGCTGCGAGCTGAGCTCGCTCTGCTACGGGGCCCCGCCCTTGCTGTACTGCGGCTCCAGCGAGGGCCAGGTGTCCGTGTGGGACACACGTGCCGGCCGCTGCTTCCTGGCCTGGGAGGCGGACGATGGCGAGATCG GAGTGCTGCTGTGCTCAGGGACCTGGCTGGTCAGCGGCAGCAACACACGGCGGCTGCGCCTGTGGGCTGTGGGGGCCGTGTCGGAGCTGTGGCGCAGGGGCTCGGGGGCCAG GTCCAGTTCCGTGTTTCTGGAGCGTGAGCTGACCCTCGACGGGGCCGTCGTGAGTGCGGTCTTCCACGACAGCATGGACATGGGCGTGGTGGGCACCACAGCGGGCACGCTCTGGTACGTCAGCTGGGCCGAGGGCACCAGCACTCGCCTCATCAGTGGCCATCGGAGCAAG GTGAACGACGTGGCCTTCAGCCCCAACGAGTCCCACTGCGCCACGTGCAGTGATGACGGGAGCGTGAGGGTGTGGTGCGTGGCTAGCACGGAGCTGCTGATCCAGTTCCAGGTGCTCAGCCAG AGCTGCCTCTGCCTGGCTTGGAGCCCCCCGTCGTGCGGACGCCCAGAAGAGGAGCACGTGGCAGCGGGCTACAGCGACGGGACTCTGCGGGTCTTCAGCATCGCGCGCTCGGCCGTAGAGCTCAAGATGTGCCCGCACGCGGCTGCACTCAGGgcccttgccttctccgctgACG GTCAGACCATCATCTCTGGAGACAAGGACGGGCTCGTGGCCGTGAGCCGCCTGCGCACAGGGATGACCTTCCGGGTGCTGAGTGACCATCGCGGCGCCCCCATCTGCACTCTCCAGAGCACGAGGAAGGAG TGTGGAGACTTCGGGGCAGAGGGCACGGACCTGTGGCTGGCCGCCAGCGGGGACCAGCGAGTCAGCGTGTGGGCCTCTGACTGGCTGCGGGACCACTGTGAGCTCGTGGATTGGTTGAGCTTCCCAGCACCCGGCCTCACAGAGGTAAGAGTCCCGGCGGCCCCGTGGGCGCAGTGCCCCCGGCTCCCACCCTGCACTGTGCCCCCACAGGTTCCCGGCTGCTTGCCACCCTCGCTCGCCGCCTTCTGCCCCTGGGACCCGGCGGTGCTGGTGTGTGCAGGCCTCGGCGTGTACCCTGAGGTGGTCTTCTACAGCCTCCGCCAGAAGCAG GTGGTGGAGAAGATCCCGCTGCCTTTCTTTgctgtgtccatgagtctgtgCCCTGGGGCCCACCTTGTGGCCATTGGCTTCTCTG AGCGCATGGTACGGCTGCTGGACTGCGCATCGGGGGCCGTACAGGACTTCGCGGGCCATGACGACTCTGTGCAGCTGTGCAGGTTCGCCCCGTCAGCCCAGCTGCTCTTCACGGCGGCCCACAGCGAGATCTTGGTGTGGGAAGTCACAGGCCGCTGA